One window of the Papaver somniferum cultivar HN1 unplaced genomic scaffold, ASM357369v1 unplaced-scaffold_115, whole genome shotgun sequence genome contains the following:
- the LOC113329145 gene encoding receptor-like protein 19, which produces MVPGVGGIKKLSVTSGSLPKECFSSWKSMMVSQVETEWKDHDPILGGNKEWKLQAKDETWNWIKSEELLNNESVGEIPEIIGNFTFLYTLNFSRNALTGPIPKAFGNLTHLESLDLSHNKLTGEIPLELGRLSFLSYFNLSFNKLEGKIPSGGQFETFQPSSFEGNVGLCGNPLPKGCNNTSAESPSNTSNSKGGEISVDEFDWVLFVVSSLGFVVGAGIVIGPQYLKGESGLTAASTEF; this is translated from the coding sequence ATGGTCCCTGGGGTTGGGGGAATCAAGAAACTAAGTGTAACTTCAGGTAGTCTACCCAAAGAGTGCTTTTCAAGTTGGAAGTCCATGATGGTAAGCCAAGTAGAAACAGAATGGAAGGACCACGATCCGATATTAGGAGGTAACAAAGAGTGGAAATTACAAGCAAAGGACGAGACATGGAACTGGATAAAATCCGAAGAATTATTAAATAATGAATCTGTTGGAGAGATTCCGGAAATCATTGGAAATTTCACATTTCTTTACACTCTGAATTTCTCAAGAAATGCTCTCACAGGCCCAATCCCAAAGGCTTTCGGGAATCTTACACATCTTGAATCATTAGACCTCTCGCACAACAAGTTGACCGGAGAGATTCCACTTGAACTGGGACGATTGTCATTCCTTTCATATTTTAATCTCTCTTTCAACAAACTAGAGGGGAAAATCCCATCGGGCGGTCAGTTTGAAACTTTCCAGCCAAGTTCTTTTGAAGGGAATGTCGGCTTGTGCGGTAATCCCTTGCCAAAAGGCTGCAACAATACTAGCGCTGAATCACCATCAAATACGTCGAACTCTAAGGGTGGGGAGATTTCTGTGGATGAGTTTGATTGGGTTCTATTTGTGGTGTCATCTCTGGGTTTTGTTGTGGGTGCAGGTATAGTTATTGGACCTCAATATTTAAAGGGAGAGAGTGGGCTAACGGCCGCATCAACAGAATTCTGA